ttttctctactttagggaaaaataagcctcttttgctccaacagattccctataaactatccctattttagggaaaggaAGGAAGGAGAAaatcaaattccctatatttacagtaaactctaaaattttaaggaataatatggagattttagatattgttgtaaaatagggaatctgttggagttggagaagaaaaagagactaaagttttggacttttgctctaataggagaaggttctagattccCTAATTatgttcagattctattacctttggtgtactctgtaaatccctatatagggctcctattatcaataatactaacacaattctctctgcaattccatttttacgtaaacacgttatcagcatgagccCTAActctagccctaaaaaccaaaaagctGCCGTAAACCCTAGCAAaccctaacacccgaaatttctttcaccaaaagaTGCCGCAAgttcctagcccttgctagccataccgtgcgctgctcctgcagcccttgcgcacccTTGTGctgcctactgcccctgcagcatcgtcgCATGCCTGCTGCCCTTGCAGCATAGCAGCAcactcgttcctgtgcagatcagcctatTTGCACACCCCGAAACGTCTTGATCgagacctcagatcaaaatccttcattcatcaaagttgttcgtctctgtctcttctatctgatctccaaatttcagccatattcgagtcgttttgagacctgtacatcattagaagtgggagctgttcagaagcgaatctgctccgaatttcaacaagtaagttttaaagatcaAAGTTCCTGATTTCTTGTcctttaaatttctttatttgctgcaggatttgcaatatacgaacatgggtttgattatttaataagcggaattgtggggattcacgctaaacgaaataagggcgttcgtaatcaatgaactaagagtgttcataatattcgaactaagagcgttcgtaaccaatgaattaagagtgttcataatattcggactaagagcgtccgcaagcatcaaattgtgaccatattaaacatcaatgttttggtctaatccaaatattcttgaaaattgatttcttggtagcgtagctcggaaatcttattattttagttttcgtggaagtttagctccgaaactaattcgttcttgtttcaccctttttcaggatgtcaaactcgAACATACTCTATTTTGTTcaattggattatgcaggcaaaagataGCTAATGTGGGCTCAggatgttgagctccaccttaTTGCTCGTGacttattgcatacaatccaagagctttgtcataaaggaactgctccagaccctcaaactgagatcgACAATTCTAGGACACTTGCCCTAATGATGCGTCACATGGATAGGGACCTCAGgtttgagttcatgaatgaggatagtgtTATAAAGCTATGGCAAGCGCTTCGTGAACGTtatggcaacgttcgtgactccatcctttcgaatttagaagcagaattgaatgatcttcgcttctctgactttgatacaattatacaattttattcggaagctctccgcatcaCAGGAATGATGCGCTTATGTGGCAAGAcgatcacagaagaacaattgattgagaaaaccctcaataccttccctgtctatgctatgaggtcctgtgATTTATTTTGGACTCATATAAATGCAAGAAGGATCACAAGCTTTCAACAGCTTATTAAAGCTATGGAAATTGCTGAAAGGAAAGACAACGAGCTtgtgagaagagaaattgataggcttcgaGATAGCTATCCAGAGCGTCGccctatggctagagaaagttgCCATAGACGTCATGATCTATACGATTgaaatgctcatgaaggtagTTGCCAAAGGCGACAATCACGCCACCATAGGAGCCGTGACTTTGAGGGAtgaagggttggaaaccatagaGCCAACTTTGGCCATGGTCAGAATTTTTCAACGTCtccggtcctagggaccatgcacattgcgccaatgcgcctcaatcaagggagaatcctcttcatggtgtctatttctgatatggaacgtctgatcaatggacctgaatttgcaatgtgcCTAAGAAGGTagccgcatcatggtgatcaagacatcgagttcaaaaagactttaaatctggcgatgaagacaaaatgccacagatttttattttgaatagtcttttatttttccaagaattatgtaatggcaattataccttaatcaataaatgacaattttgtattaactctttctcaagtggcgcatccaatgaagtatgatgtctaagaaagtgattgagattagtggtacttaagagagtctcgctccaccaacatctctctctacttccctggtcatatttgattggagttaccaaacggattgagtgactacgatttgtctaagtttgatttttattttggattagactttggttaagaaactttgatgtaatcattggctattaataaagtgttgattcttttacttaatatCTTGGACAtgccttaattcgaactttatttgaaagatataaagcaaatggttttcatgtggaaacattgtgagaatggacaagagttcatttgcatcacctctaatgactacagacataaacgagtactagagaaacttatgtgtcactctagtgggttgtatgcaaccactattctagtcattgaatccaatcatgtcatgagagatgacttatgagattctgacacatataggctttggcacgaccgtttgggacacccaggtcatgatatgatgatccgtgatactaaagacttcacacggacatctcttcttcagaacgaagagaagtgagAATCCAAAGTCAattcaaagagagcattgcACCGCCGCCATGCACCACCGGCTGGCCAAAGCCGGCGCCGTGATCCCCTTGAGgcaaaatcatggctttgaagccatgtatggagacttggctcctctctctacttctcaaagtaaattgtgacattgtggctcaaccaaaaccttcattggttgattataaggccaatctttcattctgtaaagcctgttttttttaggatcaagaccatcctatgcaaaggacactaaataaataattccattcttacatagaatccaaggggattttgtggatcgattcaaccaacttgcggactgcttagatgttttatggtgttggttaatgtgtggacacgctggtcacgtgtcgcgCTATCATcaacttgtaatgctgcttatgatgaactcctagcccaaaacatatggctacgggctcactacccagatcatcctattcagtcaatttgacttgataatgctagagagtttacatcgaaaattttcgatgactattgcatatcattgggtattgatatcaagtatcatattcccatgtacacacccaattggtctcgcggaaaagccaccattaaaagactacgatggtagcccggactttggtaatgcgcaccaatattttcgcttgggttatgcaatatcgcatgcagctatactaattcgtctacgactcatagcagccactcaacgtttatttgcgttacagctagtgatcgactgggttcgagtctaatatctcgtacttatgcatatttgagtgtgcggtttatgtgccaattgcgctgccacagctcatcaacatgagtcattgcaacgaatgcatatatatatttgtgttggacataagtCTCCAACCATAAGTCTGCTATGTAaaacccttgacagacgatctctttttcactggatttgcgaattgtcactttgatgagacagtcttcccgtcgttagggggagattagaacatcaatgttcaacataaacgacaggaattgtcgtggtttgtccccactatgtctcatcttgatcccctaaaagtgacgagatcacatatacctgctgcaaacatgtctgcaaggattgatgtccccacaagaggacatggtgccacccagaggagatgggtacgacaccactaccatggatggtggtatggtgatgccacaaaggtggcataatggcgtcttaggccatgggttccgctagagagcgtaggagacccataagttcgatggattctcgccctatgaagagagcgagtttggcacaacttgatccattgatcattgatactcaaaatccgtctcatgagaatattctggattgtgtttatgtccaagagacatcgttgagggatgcctcaatgttagaaccaattcctgagaagatagagatctctacgaatcacactagtgtacatgaagacgtggaattattgagaccaatgacatcgaaccttactccgttgaagaatgctaacgtagagaaaattgacctaaatggaaaaatatgatccatgttgaattggattcactaacgaagatgaATGATTTCgaggcctgagatgccaacacctcctaacataaaacctgttgacattaataggtcttcgttagatagcgtgatgagaaaaagagatgatagtcttgccttatggcgcaaggcttctcacaaaacgccatggaatcgactacgagaagacatattctctcgtaatggatgtcattgcactccactaccttgttagtttggtagtttccaaataattgaacatgcaacttacgaatgtggtcactacatatctctgtggggatctagatacggaatataatgaaggttcttgtagacttcatttacccaaatcaagtggctcttgaccacggagcgcgtttgcaatgagagtgaaacgctcactaaagtgactacttgattgggaagggatatgatgaactatgcccctgcgttttcatgacaagttctggatttgcaattgtcacggtttatgttgataaacataattggaacccttgagagttaagggaaactgttgAACACCTTAAATCtaagtttgagatgaatgacattgggagaacacggttttgtctagatttagaacttgtacaccgtgtcaataaatgctttgcattttgataaagtcaaagatgcactcccatggtcgtccatagtcttgaccctaagagggatacactccgtcccagggatgatgacgaagacgtgttaattggcagaagtgtcttacctaagtgcaataggctcattattgtacttaacacaatacaagaccggacacctcatttgttatgaacttgttggctagatgtagccctgcgccaacgcaacgccattggactggtataaagacaatctttcgttacttaaaatgtatgatagatatgagcttgttctatccctgcagagagaaaagaatgacggaagaatgagaacggatctcattagcccaagtggCACCGTCCAAGACGCCGTGATCAGCAAAGCCGTCGGCCAcccatcctcctcccttacatcaaaacgatgatgatgttttgatggattttgctgatgtagggtatctctttgacccttacaaaggtcactcccaaacgggttatgtctttaccatgggaagcactgcgatatttTGGAGGTTTACAAAGCAgactcttgttgctacttcctcaaatcatgcagagattattgctctacatgaagccgtgcgagaatgcatatggctaaggtctgtaattagacatattcgaggaacttgtggtttgaagtctaccacagatgaacctacatgcatttatgaagataatgcagcttgtattaagcaaatgaaattaggtttcatcaagagCGACAACACAaagcatatatcacctaagttcttttacaatcagcaacaacaagcacttctaaatatcgaagtgaatcaaatccgatatgaggataatgtagcggatttatttactaagtcgttacctaaatccaccttcgagaaacatgtgaagagtatcgaattgagaaagttatccgaactcccatgattgtagcaatcagggggagatattgacatcagggggaggtatgatgtctacatgttcgatctcgaagagtgaaggacgtgttgtgctctttttgcccttcgaccagggttatttttatcccacagggtttttgttacgtggcaaggtttttagtgatgcaacgatcaaagcgtcatgaccaagtttgagcggcacaagggggagtgttgaaggaagtcgacatcatgtgtgtctcttcaaactagggtttagtcttagagttgtaataggagaatgttctagattccctaattatgttcggattctattaccttttgtgtactctgtaaatccctatatatagggcttc
This portion of the Rosa chinensis cultivar Old Blush chromosome 1, RchiOBHm-V2, whole genome shotgun sequence genome encodes:
- the LOC121050106 gene encoding uncharacterized protein LOC121050106 produces the protein MWAQDVELHLIARDLLHTIQELCHKGTAPDPQTEIDNSRTLALMMRHMDRDLRFEFMNEDSVIKLWQALRERYGNVRDSILSNLEAELNDLRFSDFDTIIQFYSEALRITGMMRLCGKTITEEQLIEKTLNTFPVYAMRSCDLFWTHINARRITSFQQLIKAMEIAERKDNELVRREIDRLRDSYPERRPMARESCHRRHDLYD